In a single window of the Flavivirga spongiicola genome:
- a CDS encoding alpha/beta hydrolase — protein MPYWLHVTIIILIIYVIISIAIYYLQDYLLFKPEKLPEDFQFYYENQDIEEHNLETRDGAVINGILFKPKGKSKGIVLYLKGNSKSIKGWGKFAVDFTRHNYNVLMVDYRGFGKSTGRRSQKAIKRDLQEVYNKIKEHTSEDRIILYGRSLGSGFAAKLASMNYPKMLILDAPYYSLTKVTARYAPFMPLSVLIKYPLPTYKWLKYVQCPIHIIHGTNDTLIPYKTSIKLSQVKPKLTKLHSVIGGGHKNLNNFESYHKMIHEILNRIPEEIDLSTTSIHVNHVSKKTKTKA, from the coding sequence ATGCCTTACTGGTTACATGTTACTATAATAATCCTAATTATTTATGTGATAATAAGTATAGCTATTTATTATCTGCAGGACTACTTATTGTTTAAACCTGAAAAATTACCTGAGGATTTTCAGTTTTATTACGAAAACCAAGATATAGAAGAGCATAATTTAGAAACAAGAGATGGGGCTGTTATTAATGGTATTCTTTTTAAACCCAAAGGCAAATCAAAAGGGATTGTATTATATCTTAAAGGAAACTCTAAAAGCATAAAAGGTTGGGGCAAATTTGCTGTGGATTTTACACGACATAATTACAATGTTCTTATGGTAGATTATCGTGGTTTTGGAAAAAGTACAGGTAGACGTTCTCAAAAAGCTATTAAAAGAGATTTGCAAGAAGTTTATAATAAGATAAAAGAACATACTTCAGAAGATAGAATAATACTTTACGGTCGTTCTCTAGGTTCAGGTTTTGCTGCTAAATTAGCATCAATGAACTACCCTAAAATGTTAATTCTTGATGCGCCATACTATAGTTTAACAAAAGTTACAGCGCGTTATGCACCTTTTATGCCATTGTCCGTTTTAATAAAATATCCTTTACCAACTTATAAATGGTTAAAGTATGTACAATGCCCAATACATATTATACACGGTACGAACGATACCCTTATTCCTTATAAAACAAGTATTAAATTGTCTCAAGTAAAACCTAAACTTACTAAGTTACATTCGGTAATTGGTGGTGGACATAAAAACTTAAATAACTTTGAATCATATCATAAAATGATTCATGAAATTCTAAATAGAATTCCAGAAGAAATAGATTTGTCAACTACAAGTATTCATGTTAATCATGTGTCAAAGAAAACTAAAACAAAGGCTTAG
- a CDS encoding alpha/beta hydrolase, whose product MQEKMLFHPTVLSQDFKFEFSYPFEELFFNTDDDAVINAIHFKTENPKGVILYFHGNAGNLSRWGIITEFFVEKQYDVLVMDYRTFGKSTGKLSETALYNDSEFCYNYLKKNYSENDITVYGRSLGTGVATYIASKNNPKQVILETPYYSIIDVAKSRFPIFPVKHLLKYKLPSYQFITKINCPIYIFHGTNDQVVPYKSAKGLFEVAPTSHTTFTTIKGGGHNNLVTYEAFIKGVNQIL is encoded by the coding sequence ATGCAAGAAAAAATGTTGTTTCATCCCACGGTGCTATCACAAGATTTTAAGTTTGAATTTTCATACCCTTTTGAAGAATTATTTTTTAATACTGATGATGATGCCGTGATTAATGCGATCCATTTTAAAACAGAAAACCCTAAAGGGGTTATATTGTATTTTCATGGAAATGCCGGTAATTTATCTCGCTGGGGGATAATTACTGAATTTTTTGTAGAAAAGCAGTACGATGTTTTGGTGATGGATTATAGAACATTTGGTAAAAGTACTGGCAAATTAAGCGAAACTGCCTTGTATAATGATTCGGAGTTTTGTTATAATTATTTAAAAAAGAACTATTCAGAAAACGATATAACTGTTTATGGGAGATCACTGGGAACAGGAGTAGCTACTTATATAGCTTCTAAGAATAATCCTAAACAAGTAATCTTAGAAACCCCATATTATAGTATAATTGATGTAGCAAAATCCAGATTTCCTATTTTTCCTGTAAAACATCTTTTAAAATATAAATTACCAAGCTATCAGTTTATAACCAAAATAAACTGTCCGATATATATATTTCATGGAACTAATGATCAAGTGGTGCCTTACAAATCTGCAAAAGGATTATTTGAAGTAGCTCCAACATCTCATACTACTTTTACAACTATAAAAGGGGGAGGGCACAATAATTTAGTCACCTATGAGGCTTTTATAAAAGGAGTAAATCAGATTTTATGA
- the lysS gene encoding lysine--tRNA ligase, with amino-acid sequence MSQLSEQELVRREKLAKLRELGINPYPADLYTVSRNSKQIKQDFKEGSKVIIAGRLMSRRIQGNASFAELQDSEGRIQVYFNRDEICQGDDKSKYNDVYKKLLDIGDFIGIEGELFTTKVGEKSVRVKDFTLLSKSLKPLPLPRTDADGNVHDAFTDPEQRYRQRYADLVVNPQVKDVFVKRTKLFNAMRQFFNDSGYFEVETPVLQPIPGGAAARPFITHHNALDIPLYMRIANELYLKRLIVGGFDGVYEFSKNFRNEGMDRTHNPEFTAMEIYVAYKDYNWMMDFCERLLEHCAIAVNGTTKATFGEHEIDFKAPYARVTMADSIKHFTGFDITGKTEEDIRQAAKGLGIEIDDTMGKGKLIDEIFGEKCEGNYIQPTYITDYPKEMSPLCKEHRENPDLTERFELMVCGKEIANAYSELNDPIDQRERFEHQLKLAAKGDDEATEFIDHDFLRALEYGMPPTSGMGIGMDRLIMFLTNNQSIQEVLFFPQMRPEKKALAISEEGKALLELLKKAERFTLNDLKAQSGLSNKKWDKTIKELTKNSLAKVEKTDDGLFVEMI; translated from the coding sequence ATGTCGCAATTATCAGAACAAGAACTTGTACGAAGAGAGAAGTTAGCAAAATTACGCGAATTAGGTATTAATCCGTATCCAGCAGATTTATACACCGTATCGCGTAATTCTAAACAAATAAAACAGGACTTTAAGGAAGGGAGCAAGGTTATTATAGCAGGCAGATTGATGTCTAGACGTATTCAAGGGAATGCCAGTTTTGCTGAGTTACAAGATAGTGAAGGCAGAATACAAGTGTATTTTAATAGAGATGAAATTTGTCAAGGTGACGACAAAAGCAAATACAACGATGTTTATAAAAAGCTTTTGGATATTGGTGATTTTATTGGTATTGAAGGCGAATTATTCACAACTAAAGTTGGCGAAAAAAGTGTTAGGGTAAAAGATTTCACCCTACTTAGTAAATCTTTAAAACCATTACCATTACCAAGAACGGATGCTGATGGAAATGTACATGATGCTTTTACAGATCCTGAGCAGCGTTACAGACAACGTTATGCAGATTTAGTGGTGAATCCACAAGTGAAAGACGTTTTTGTAAAACGCACCAAATTGTTTAATGCTATGCGTCAGTTTTTTAATGACTCAGGTTATTTTGAAGTTGAAACACCTGTATTACAACCAATACCTGGTGGTGCAGCAGCGCGTCCTTTTATAACGCATCATAATGCTTTAGATATTCCATTATACATGCGAATTGCCAATGAATTATATTTAAAACGATTGATTGTTGGTGGTTTTGATGGTGTCTACGAGTTTTCTAAAAACTTCAGAAACGAGGGCATGGATAGAACGCATAATCCTGAGTTTACCGCTATGGAAATTTATGTAGCTTATAAAGATTATAATTGGATGATGGATTTCTGTGAACGTTTATTAGAACATTGTGCTATAGCCGTAAACGGAACTACTAAAGCTACTTTTGGTGAGCATGAAATAGATTTCAAAGCACCGTATGCACGTGTTACTATGGCTGATTCAATTAAACATTTTACAGGATTTGACATCACTGGAAAAACTGAAGAAGACATTAGACAAGCAGCTAAAGGTTTAGGTATCGAAATAGATGACACCATGGGTAAAGGCAAGCTTATTGATGAAATTTTTGGAGAAAAATGTGAGGGCAACTACATACAACCTACCTATATAACAGACTATCCAAAAGAGATGAGTCCGTTATGTAAAGAGCATAGAGAAAATCCTGATTTAACCGAGCGTTTTGAATTAATGGTTTGTGGTAAAGAAATTGCTAATGCGTATTCTGAACTTAATGACCCTATTGACCAACGTGAACGTTTTGAGCACCAACTTAAATTAGCAGCCAAAGGTGATGATGAAGCTACCGAGTTTATTGACCATGATTTTTTACGTGCTTTAGAATACGGTATGCCACCAACATCGGGTATGGGGATTGGTATGGATAGATTGATTATGTTTTTAACCAACAACCAATCGATACAAGAAGTTTTATTCTTCCCACAAATGAGACCAGAAAAGAAAGCATTGGCTATTAGTGAAGAAGGAAAAGCCCTTTTAGAGCTACTAAAAAAAGCAGAACGCTTCACGCTTAATGATCTTAAGGCGCAGTCTGGCTTATCAAATAAAAAATGGGATAAAACCATTAAAGAATTAACTAAAAATAGTTTAGCTAAGGTTGAGAAAACCGATGATGGCTTGTTTGTTGAGATGATCTAA
- a CDS encoding YqaE/Pmp3 family membrane protein produces MSFWRVLLSIICPPLAVIDKGCGSIFIVFLLWLCGWVPGVIAALVIINNPNR; encoded by the coding sequence ATGAGTTTTTGGAGAGTTTTACTGTCTATTATTTGTCCCCCTTTAGCAGTTATCGATAAAGGTTGTGGCTCCATTTTTATTGTCTTCTTATTATGGCTTTGCGGCTGGGTGCCAGGCGTTATTGCTGCACTTGTTATTATTAATAATCCGAATAGATAA
- the lipB gene encoding lipoyl(octanoyl) transferase LipB, translating to MNKQIALQDLGFKDYKQIWDYQEELFKGIVDTKIKNRREEAGLQTKNHFLFVEHPHVYTLGKSGDLSNLLLNEEQLIEKGATFYKINRGGDITYHGPGQVVGYPILDLENFFTDIHKYLRFLEEMIILTLAEYGLKAERSKGETGVWLDVDTPFARKICAMGVRASRWVTMHGFALNVNANLGYFDNIIPCGIRGKAVTSLNVELGVKEISMNEVKEKLLKHFTHLFEAEFF from the coding sequence TTGAATAAACAAATTGCACTACAAGATTTAGGTTTTAAAGACTATAAACAAATCTGGGACTACCAAGAAGAGTTGTTTAAAGGTATTGTAGATACTAAAATTAAAAATAGGCGAGAAGAAGCTGGTTTACAAACTAAGAATCACTTTTTGTTTGTAGAGCATCCGCATGTATATACTTTAGGTAAAAGTGGGGATTTGTCTAATCTGCTTTTAAACGAAGAACAACTTATTGAAAAAGGCGCGACTTTTTATAAAATTAATCGTGGTGGTGATATCACATATCATGGTCCAGGGCAAGTAGTTGGGTATCCTATCTTAGATTTAGAAAATTTTTTTACAGATATACATAAATATCTTCGTTTTTTAGAAGAAATGATTATTCTAACGCTTGCAGAGTATGGTTTAAAAGCGGAGCGTAGTAAAGGTGAAACAGGTGTTTGGCTAGATGTGGATACGCCATTTGCACGTAAAATTTGTGCTATGGGTGTGCGTGCAAGTCGTTGGGTGACCATGCATGGTTTTGCACTTAATGTAAACGCTAATTTGGGTTATTTTGATAATATTATTCCTTGTGGTATTCGTGGTAAGGCAGTAACATCTCTAAATGTGGAGCTTGGTGTAAAAGAAATATCTATGAATGAAGTCAAAGAAAAACTTCTAAAACATTTTACTCATCTTTTCGAGGCGGAATTTTTTTAA
- a CDS encoding zinc metalloprotease — protein sequence MTYKHLPFLIAIVLIVFCTASCSKDDNPPINSPIEEGDVSFGEVITIPVVVHVVNYTPKPFIISDEKIQSQIDVLNQDFRKKNPDHIKTPNEFIDLVADVAIEFSLATIDPDGNPTSGIIRTEGNVIGFDGRDLTGEIPIEDLKLYFTEKGGQDAWPRDKYLNIWIADLSDYTGELGLAGYAQFPNVDPRIDGVVIDPRVFGTLAPLNPGNELGRTATHEIGHWLNLRHIYGKNGDCEEGDLVDDTPNQKSQYSGSPTHPQNSCNSNDMFMNFMDYVSDQSMYMFTIGQKRRMRDLFNPGGLRRELYLNNKQKTP from the coding sequence ATGACATATAAACACCTACCTTTTTTAATTGCAATTGTTTTAATCGTATTTTGTACGGCTTCTTGCTCCAAAGACGACAATCCGCCTATAAATTCTCCTATTGAAGAAGGCGATGTCTCTTTTGGCGAAGTAATCACTATTCCTGTAGTTGTACATGTCGTTAATTATACACCAAAGCCATTCATCATTAGTGATGAAAAAATCCAATCGCAAATTGATGTATTAAATCAAGATTTCAGAAAAAAGAACCCTGATCATATAAAAACGCCAAATGAATTTATTGATTTGGTAGCAGATGTGGCTATTGAATTTTCTTTAGCAACCATAGACCCTGATGGTAACCCAACATCTGGAATAATAAGAACAGAAGGTAATGTAATAGGATTTGATGGTAGAGATTTAACAGGTGAAATTCCTATTGAAGACTTAAAATTATATTTTACAGAGAAAGGCGGGCAAGATGCTTGGCCCAGAGACAAATATTTAAATATTTGGATTGCCGATTTAAGTGATTATACTGGAGAATTAGGATTAGCCGGTTATGCTCAATTTCCAAATGTCGACCCGAGAATAGATGGTGTCGTAATTGACCCTAGGGTATTTGGCACTTTAGCTCCTTTAAACCCTGGCAATGAACTAGGTAGAACGGCTACTCATGAAATTGGACATTGGTTAAACTTAAGACATATTTATGGCAAAAATGGGGATTGCGAAGAGGGTGATTTAGTTGATGATACACCTAATCAAAAATCTCAATATTCAGGAAGTCCAACACATCCTCAAAATTCGTGTAATAGCAATGACATGTTTATGAATTTTATGGATTATGTTAGTGATCAATCCATGTATATGTTTACAATAGGGCAAAAAAGAAGAATGCGTGATCTTTTTAATCCAGGTGGTTTAAGAAGAGAATTATACCTTAACAATAAACAAAAAACACCTTAA
- a CDS encoding DUF1572 domain-containing protein: MENSKQIAIRFKEVLLNGQWIANTNYKDLLSNVTWKQATYQIESLNTIAALTYHVNYYIAGLINVFEGGSLEIRDKYSFDFPQIKSKEDWDELLNDIWSNAEKFASHVELMPEDKLKDAFVDKKYGSYQRNIEGIIEHSYYHLGQISLIKKMIIELKKG, translated from the coding sequence ATGGAAAACTCAAAACAAATTGCAATACGTTTTAAAGAGGTTCTTTTAAATGGTCAATGGATTGCCAATACGAACTATAAGGATTTATTGTCAAACGTAACCTGGAAGCAAGCTACATATCAAATAGAATCTTTAAACACTATTGCCGCTCTAACTTACCATGTTAATTATTACATTGCAGGTCTTATTAATGTTTTCGAAGGAGGCTCTCTGGAAATTCGAGATAAATATAGTTTTGACTTTCCACAGATTAAATCAAAAGAAGATTGGGATGAGCTGTTGAACGACATATGGTCCAATGCAGAAAAGTTTGCAAGCCATGTCGAACTGATGCCTGAAGACAAATTAAAAGATGCGTTTGTAGATAAAAAATATGGAAGTTATCAAAGAAATATTGAAGGTATAATTGAACATAGTTACTACCATTTGGGGCAAATTTCTCTGATTAAAAAAATGATAATAGAATTGAAAAAGGGGTAA
- a CDS encoding nucleoid-associated protein has protein sequence MISRKNASISKFIIHKVGNKFNDTKNAFSENTVDFDEASYDLMLPFLLRPFGSVVQSYRFNHHANISLNEINSYCSQLFNDEDAFIDVSKHIVTHLFEQSTSANIKTGDVLVVMFEGIEYQDMTTNAIGIFKIESKINFFQTYLENKSYDVLVQKGINSKKVDKGCLILNQSDTEGNIILSVDNNSYDAQYWINQFLNIKYADDANNHTQQYIELCKEFSTEVLKTSYGAQEQNTFLAKTIDFFKENEVVNVERFKEDIFEGEKQIRQFEDYKKEYEGEQNLVIRNQFDVAERVVTKEKKKIKTDIKLDTNIQIKLDIDAPDASAEYLERGYDDEKKMHYYKVFFNAED, from the coding sequence ATGATTTCAAGAAAAAATGCCTCAATTTCAAAATTCATTATTCATAAAGTTGGAAATAAGTTTAACGATACTAAAAATGCTTTTTCTGAGAATACAGTCGATTTTGATGAAGCCAGTTACGATTTAATGCTCCCTTTTTTACTCCGCCCTTTTGGGAGTGTGGTACAAAGTTATCGGTTTAATCATCACGCTAATATTTCTTTAAACGAAATTAATAGCTATTGCTCACAACTATTTAATGATGAAGATGCTTTTATAGATGTTTCAAAACATATTGTAACTCATTTATTCGAACAATCTACTTCGGCCAATATAAAAACCGGTGATGTTTTAGTAGTTATGTTTGAAGGTATTGAATATCAAGACATGACGACTAATGCTATTGGTATTTTTAAAATAGAGAGCAAGATTAATTTCTTTCAAACCTATTTAGAGAATAAGAGTTATGATGTATTGGTACAAAAAGGAATTAACTCTAAAAAAGTAGATAAGGGCTGTTTAATTTTAAATCAAAGTGATACCGAGGGTAATATTATTTTAAGTGTAGATAATAATAGCTATGATGCACAGTATTGGATCAATCAGTTTTTAAATATTAAATATGCTGATGATGCCAATAATCATACACAACAATATATTGAGCTTTGTAAAGAATTCTCAACAGAGGTTTTAAAAACTAGCTATGGTGCACAAGAACAGAATACTTTTTTAGCTAAAACCATTGATTTCTTTAAAGAAAATGAAGTTGTAAATGTAGAACGTTTTAAAGAAGATATTTTTGAAGGTGAAAAACAAATAAGGCAGTTTGAAGATTATAAAAAAGAATATGAAGGGGAACAAAATTTAGTTATCAGAAACCAATTTGATGTGGCTGAACGTGTTGTTACCAAAGAAAAGAAGAAGATTAAAACTGATATCAAATTAGACACGAATATACAAATAAAACTAGATATTGATGCACCTGATGCTTCGGCAGAATATTTAGAGCGTGGTTATGATGATGAGAAAAAAATGCATTATTATAAGGTGTTCTTTAATGCGGAGGATTAA
- a CDS encoding ribonuclease HII → MRVFCFSLLLILVFNCSNNKTSRSELIDFTPKNTSIILKTSNLEGLKSSINNSEFLQEISKTDSYKNLENTLSSLSYLKPTSDILICFSKDLKDSLQYSIITKHNQQLFETDSLPDYIEETLSYKNKTITKSTLNNNTFYSTIIDSIFFASSSKDIVDAIFSNTKIDIELEKIYNITSNDKTFSVILKPDNTFLESFFIEDSLSFKTFTNYIAVDVSINQDEVLFNGITKAIDSSKSLINIFKNTTPQENQTHNITPSNSDGFMSFTFNDYKTLETNLVQFNSKDSITNTTMLFNDIVEVGVIYQGKNSAIALNSLDVIATKDALLSEQNHIDFYRGVSIFSFSRPFLFTKTFAPLVSFNKANKYCILDNFFVFANSTDMLQNIIANYQNKTTLNEKVYFQDVKNHLSDASSLIQVINPSSLKAILNKNLKGNLNYKLNNYNVSALQFIYETNFAHVNGIIKKNKTRALLNSVSEELNIKLDTDILTNPQFVKNHITKQKEIVVQDINNNLYLISNRGKILWKKQIKSAVLGPIEQIDIYKNGRLQLVFATSNGVYVIDRNGKDVAPFPIKFNSEITQPLAVFNYDKNKNYRLLVTQGRNILMYDVKAQVVNGFTFKSANNTIICQPKHFRIGSKDYITFKTQNKLYILDRTGKTRITPKTSSSYSNQSIFLYKNNFTTTTSDGNLITIDTKGHASIKNLSLSEKHHLETSSKTLVLLNENKLSIKNKTIELDYGDYSTPRLFYINDKIYVAITDKQAHKIHLYDSQTKLLPNFPVYGNSPIILDNIDKDRNLEFVSKGENNSIILYQIN, encoded by the coding sequence ATGAGAGTCTTTTGTTTTTCCCTACTTCTTATATTAGTTTTTAACTGCTCAAACAACAAAACAAGCCGCTCAGAACTTATTGATTTTACACCAAAAAACACTTCTATAATTTTAAAAACTTCAAACCTTGAGGGTTTAAAAAGTAGCATTAATAATAGTGAATTTTTACAGGAAATTTCTAAAACAGACTCATACAAAAACTTAGAAAACACATTAAGCAGCTTATCTTATTTAAAACCTACAAGTGATATATTAATTTGTTTTTCGAAAGATTTAAAAGACAGTTTACAATATTCGATCATTACAAAACATAATCAGCAATTATTTGAAACCGATTCGTTACCAGACTATATTGAAGAAACACTTTCCTATAAAAACAAAACAATAACAAAATCCACATTAAACAACAATACATTCTATAGTACTATTATAGATAGCATCTTTTTCGCTTCTTCTTCAAAAGATATTGTTGATGCTATTTTTAGTAATACTAAAATAGATATTGAACTAGAGAAAATATATAACATAACCAGCAATGATAAAACGTTCTCAGTCATTCTAAAGCCTGACAATACATTTTTAGAATCGTTTTTTATTGAAGATTCGCTTTCTTTTAAAACCTTCACTAATTATATAGCTGTTGATGTTAGTATAAATCAAGATGAAGTCCTTTTTAATGGTATTACAAAAGCCATAGATTCATCGAAAAGTTTAATTAATATTTTCAAAAACACCACCCCTCAGGAAAATCAAACTCACAATATCACCCCCTCAAATAGTGATGGTTTTATGAGCTTTACTTTTAATGATTATAAAACCTTAGAAACCAATTTGGTCCAGTTTAATAGCAAAGATTCCATAACTAACACAACTATGCTTTTTAATGATATTGTTGAAGTCGGCGTCATTTATCAAGGAAAAAATAGTGCCATTGCATTAAATTCTCTTGATGTTATTGCTACCAAAGATGCTCTTTTAAGCGAACAAAACCATATTGATTTTTATAGAGGTGTTTCTATTTTTAGTTTTAGTCGTCCGTTTTTATTTACTAAAACATTTGCTCCTTTAGTGTCATTCAACAAAGCTAATAAATACTGTATATTAGATAATTTTTTTGTGTTTGCCAATAGCACCGATATGCTCCAAAACATTATTGCTAATTACCAAAACAAAACAACACTAAATGAGAAAGTATATTTTCAAGATGTAAAAAACCATTTAAGTGATGCATCATCATTAATACAGGTTATAAACCCGTCTTCTTTAAAGGCTATTTTAAATAAAAATCTTAAAGGAAACCTAAATTATAAGCTGAATAATTACAACGTATCTGCATTACAGTTTATTTACGAAACTAATTTTGCTCATGTAAATGGTATTATAAAAAAGAATAAAACTAGAGCTTTATTAAATTCCGTTTCTGAAGAACTAAATATTAAATTAGATACGGACATACTAACTAATCCTCAATTTGTAAAAAATCATATTACTAAACAAAAAGAGATTGTTGTACAAGACATAAATAACAACTTATATTTAATTTCTAATAGAGGAAAAATTCTTTGGAAAAAGCAAATAAAAAGTGCCGTATTAGGCCCTATTGAACAAATTGATATCTATAAAAATGGACGATTACAATTAGTCTTCGCTACCTCCAACGGTGTTTATGTTATTGACAGGAATGGCAAGGATGTTGCACCTTTCCCGATTAAATTTAACAGTGAAATCACTCAACCTCTGGCTGTTTTTAATTACGATAAAAATAAAAATTATAGATTATTAGTGACTCAAGGCAGAAATATTTTGATGTACGACGTAAAGGCACAAGTTGTAAACGGATTTACATTTAAATCTGCAAACAATACTATTATATGCCAACCAAAACATTTTAGAATTGGCAGTAAAGATTACATTACATTTAAAACTCAAAACAAACTTTATATTTTAGATCGAACTGGCAAAACCAGAATTACTCCAAAAACTTCTAGCTCATACTCTAACCAGTCCATCTTCTTATACAAAAATAACTTTACAACCACAACCTCTGATGGAAACTTAATAACTATAGACACAAAGGGACATGCGTCTATTAAAAATTTAAGCTTATCAGAAAAACATCATTTAGAAACTTCAAGTAAAACCCTTGTACTGCTAAATGAAAATAAGCTGTCTATTAAAAACAAGACTATAGAACTTGATTATGGTGATTACTCAACGCCCAGGCTATTCTATATTAATGATAAAATTTATGTAGCAATTACAGATAAACAAGCTCATAAAATTCATCTTTACGATAGTCAAACAAAATTATTACCCAACTTCCCGGTATATGGAAACTCACCTATAATATTAGACAACATTGATAAAGATAGAAACCTTGAATTTGTGAGTAAAGGAGAAAATAATTCTATTATTTTATATCAAATCAATTAA
- a CDS encoding ribonuclease HII has product MLLTNHSNYSLECGTDEAGRGCLAGPVTAAAVILPKKFKNPILNDSKQLSEKKRDLLKPIIETQALAFGVAHIFQEEIDNINILNASILAMHKSIDLLAKKPQFIIVDGNKFKPYNGVPFETIIKGDGKYLSIAAASVLAKTHRDIYMNTIHEEYPMYNWKQNKGYPTKEHRAAIKKYGITKYHRKSFRLLPEQLTLDI; this is encoded by the coding sequence ATGTTATTAACTAACCATTCCAACTATTCTTTAGAATGTGGCACAGATGAGGCTGGGCGTGGTTGTTTAGCTGGTCCTGTTACTGCAGCAGCTGTTATTTTACCTAAGAAATTCAAAAACCCAATACTAAATGATTCTAAACAACTTAGTGAAAAGAAAAGAGATCTTTTAAAACCAATTATTGAAACACAAGCCTTAGCATTTGGTGTAGCACATATATTTCAGGAAGAAATTGATAATATTAATATTTTGAATGCTTCTATTTTAGCTATGCATAAATCTATAGATCTATTAGCCAAAAAACCACAATTTATAATAGTAGATGGTAATAAATTTAAACCTTATAATGGTGTCCCTTTTGAAACTATTATTAAAGGTGATGGAAAATATTTGAGTATTGCAGCAGCTTCCGTTTTAGCAAAAACACATCGTGACATATATATGAATACTATTCATGAAGAATACCCAATGTATAATTGGAAGCAAAATAAAGGCTACCCAACTAAAGAGCACCGAGCTGCTATAAAAAAATATGGTATCACAAAATATCACAGAAAATCGTTTAGGCTTTTACCTGAGCAATTAACGTTAGATATTTAA
- a CDS encoding RNA polymerase sigma factor: MTIIEKTIQEEPEVVWMRFVDGDRSVFTFIYNSHVDALFSYGMKLNSNKNFVKDCIQDVFLDIYEHRKQISRPKNIKFYLFKALKHTMFRELKKERKKSSLPEQEKLSFFTEYNIETKTIDEEVVKHQKKLVAKIIKELTPKQQEILYLRFTKGFNYIEISEITGINHNSVRKQVYRTIKNLRKSLALNNITNSGIYSFLLVI, from the coding sequence ATGACTATTATAGAGAAAACAATACAAGAAGAGCCTGAAGTTGTTTGGATGAGATTTGTGGATGGAGATAGAAGTGTCTTCACATTCATTTATAATTCACATGTAGATGCTTTGTTTTCATATGGTATGAAGTTAAATTCGAATAAGAATTTCGTAAAAGATTGTATTCAAGATGTTTTTTTAGATATATATGAACACAGAAAGCAGATCTCCAGACCAAAAAATATTAAATTTTATTTATTCAAAGCTCTAAAACATACTATGTTCAGGGAGTTGAAGAAAGAAAGAAAGAAAAGTAGTTTGCCAGAACAAGAAAAACTGTCTTTTTTTACAGAGTATAATATAGAAACCAAGACCATAGATGAAGAAGTTGTAAAACATCAAAAAAAACTTGTTGCCAAAATAATTAAGGAACTAACGCCTAAGCAGCAAGAAATACTATATTTAAGATTTACGAAAGGGTTCAATTATATTGAGATTTCAGAAATCACTGGCATTAATCATAATTCTGTACGTAAGCAGGTATATAGAACCATAAAAAACCTGAGAAAAAGTCTTGCCTTAAATAATATTACAAATTCAGGTATTTATTCTTTTTTGTTAGTGATTTAA